A genomic stretch from Corynebacterium sp. 21KM1197 includes:
- the ettA gene encoding energy-dependent translational throttle protein EttA: protein MGEFIYTMKNVRKAIGDKVILDNVTMAFYPGAKIGVVGPNGAGKSSILKIMAGLDQPSNGEAFLDPGATVGILLQEPPLNEDKTVRENVEEGLGEIFEIKKRYEAIAEEMATNYTDELMEEMTTLQDKIDAADAWEMDSKIEQAMEALRCPPGDEPVTHLSGGERRRVALAKLLLSEPDLLLLDEPTNHLDAESVQWLEKHLQDYKGAVLAVTHDRYFLDHVAGWICEVDRGKLYPYEGNYSTYLDTKAQRLEVAGKKDAKLRKRLKDELEWVRSGAKARQAKNKARLERYEEMAAEAEKYKKLDFEEIQIPTPPRLGNKVVEANDLVKGFDGRTLIKDLSFTLPRNGIVGVIGPNGVGKTTLFKTIVGLESPDDGSVDVGETVQLSYVDQNRENIDPEQTVWQVVSDGLDYIQVGQNEMPSRAYLSAFGFKGPDQQKPSKVLSGGERNRLNLALTLKQGGNLILLDEPTNDLDVETLGSLENALTKFPGCAVVISHDRWFLDRTCTHILAWEGNVAEGQWFWFEGNFEDYEKNKIQRLGADAARPSRVTHRKLSR from the coding sequence ATGGGCGAGTTCATCTACACGATGAAAAACGTGCGTAAAGCCATCGGTGACAAGGTGATTTTGGATAACGTCACCATGGCTTTCTACCCAGGCGCCAAGATCGGCGTGGTGGGGCCTAACGGTGCCGGTAAGTCCTCGATTCTGAAGATCATGGCGGGCCTGGATCAGCCCTCCAACGGCGAGGCCTTCCTCGACCCGGGCGCCACGGTGGGAATCCTCCTCCAGGAGCCGCCCCTGAATGAGGACAAGACCGTCCGCGAGAACGTAGAGGAGGGCCTGGGCGAGATCTTTGAGATCAAGAAGCGCTACGAGGCCATCGCGGAGGAAATGGCCACCAACTACACCGATGAGCTCATGGAGGAGATGACCACCCTCCAGGACAAGATCGACGCCGCCGATGCCTGGGAGATGGACTCCAAGATCGAGCAGGCGATGGAGGCCCTGCGCTGCCCGCCCGGTGACGAGCCGGTAACCCACCTCTCCGGTGGTGAGCGCCGCCGCGTGGCCCTGGCCAAGTTGCTGCTTTCCGAGCCGGACCTGCTGCTGCTCGACGAGCCCACCAACCACCTGGACGCGGAGAGCGTGCAGTGGCTGGAAAAGCACTTGCAGGATTACAAGGGTGCGGTGCTCGCCGTGACCCACGACCGCTACTTCCTCGATCATGTGGCCGGCTGGATCTGCGAGGTGGATCGCGGCAAGCTCTACCCCTATGAGGGCAATTACTCCACCTACCTGGACACCAAGGCCCAGCGCCTGGAGGTGGCCGGTAAGAAGGACGCCAAGCTGCGCAAGCGCCTGAAGGACGAGCTGGAGTGGGTACGCTCCGGTGCTAAGGCCCGCCAGGCCAAGAACAAGGCTCGCCTGGAGCGCTACGAGGAGATGGCCGCCGAGGCGGAGAAGTACAAGAAGCTGGACTTTGAGGAGATCCAGATTCCCACCCCGCCGCGCCTGGGTAACAAGGTGGTGGAGGCCAATGACCTGGTGAAGGGCTTTGACGGCCGCACCCTGATCAAGGACCTCTCCTTCACCCTGCCCCGCAACGGCATCGTGGGTGTGATCGGCCCCAACGGTGTGGGTAAGACCACCCTGTTCAAGACCATCGTGGGGCTGGAATCCCCCGATGATGGCTCGGTGGACGTGGGCGAGACCGTGCAGTTGAGCTACGTGGATCAGAACCGCGAGAACATCGACCCCGAGCAGACTGTGTGGCAGGTGGTCTCCGATGGCCTGGATTACATCCAGGTGGGCCAGAATGAAATGCCCTCCCGCGCCTACCTCTCCGCCTTTGGTTTCAAGGGCCCGGATCAGCAAAAGCCCTCCAAGGTGCTCTCCGGTGGTGAGCGCAACCGTCTGAACCTCGCGCTCACGCTCAAGCAGGGCGGAAACTTGATCCTGCTCGATGAGCCCACCAACGACCTCGACGTGGAAACCCTGGGTTCCTTGGAAAACGCGCTGACCAAGTTCCCCGGCTGCGCCGTGGTGATCTCCCACGATCGCTGGTTCCTGGATCGCACCTGCACCCACATCCTGGCCTGGGAGGGCAATGTGGCCGAGGGGCAATGGTTCTGGTTCGAGGGTAACTTCGAGGATTACGAGAAGAACAAGATCCAGCGCCTGGGCGCGGATGCCGCGCGCCCCTCGCGCGTGACGCATCGCAAGCTCAGTCGCTAA
- a CDS encoding mechanosensitive ion channel family protein → MFNELTLAATKEPLPGAETAQQTVETVSNWWDSELARTWLIDNPISIGITLLVAVVAHWVLRRLIDKFAQHNMNNSAPLNRLGRKTRAEQPEEVPARVAAMNKVQEKRRQSRVKTLAQVGKSAVAIVVWVFAVLSILDTLGVNIAPLIASAGVIGVAIGFGAQSLVKDFLSGIFMLLEDQYGVGDTIDVGEGIIGDVEDISLRLTTIRDIDGTLWYVRNGEILRVGNFSDEYAIARIQVPVGLSNDSTKAWEVIQRATEEACADPTTRDWVLDEPEMKGVSDFEVDHLSYRISIKTMPGMQWDVQRLVQGRILDAMRENNITVPYPHGIGITRPGSDQEA, encoded by the coding sequence ATGTTCAACGAACTGACACTTGCCGCAACCAAAGAACCCCTACCCGGCGCCGAAACCGCTCAGCAGACGGTGGAAACCGTGAGCAACTGGTGGGACAGCGAACTCGCCCGCACCTGGCTCATTGATAATCCCATCTCCATCGGCATCACGCTGCTGGTGGCGGTGGTGGCGCACTGGGTGCTGCGCAGGCTCATCGATAAGTTTGCCCAGCACAACATGAATAACTCCGCCCCGCTGAACCGCCTGGGCCGCAAGACCCGCGCGGAACAGCCGGAGGAGGTGCCCGCGCGGGTGGCCGCCATGAATAAGGTGCAGGAAAAGCGCCGCCAGTCCCGCGTGAAAACCCTCGCCCAGGTGGGCAAATCCGCCGTGGCGATCGTGGTGTGGGTATTCGCCGTCCTCTCCATTCTGGACACTCTGGGCGTGAACATCGCCCCACTGATCGCCTCGGCCGGTGTGATCGGTGTGGCCATTGGTTTTGGCGCGCAGTCCCTGGTCAAGGACTTCCTCTCCGGCATCTTCATGCTGCTGGAGGATCAGTACGGCGTGGGCGATACCATCGACGTCGGCGAGGGCATCATCGGTGACGTGGAGGACATCTCCCTGCGCCTGACCACCATTCGGGACATCGACGGCACCCTCTGGTACGTGCGCAACGGCGAGATCCTGCGCGTGGGTAACTTCTCCGACGAGTACGCCATCGCCCGCATTCAGGTTCCGGTGGGCCTCTCCAACGATTCCACCAAGGCCTGGGAGGTCATTCAAAGGGCCACCGAAGAAGCCTGCGCCGACCCCACCACCAGGGATTGGGTGCTCGACGAGCCCGAGATGAAGGGCGTATCCGACTTCGAGGTGGATCACCTCTCCTACCGCATTTCCATCAAGACCATGCCCGGCATGCAGTGGGACGTGCAGCGCCTGGTGCAGGGCCGCATCCTGGACGCAATGCGGGAAAACAACATCACGGTGCCCTACCCCCACGGCATCGGCATTACCCGTCCCGGCTCCGATCAGGAGGCCTAA
- a CDS encoding cystathionine gamma-synthase, with protein sequence MSNHTSRADAGTAARLAQGAAATQEPRGFATTAIHGGYRPDTHTGAINVPIYASTTFAQDDVATLRGGYEYSRVGNPTVTALENVVAALEGGAYGRAFASGMAATDTVIRALLRPGDHLILGNDAYGGTFRLIDTSLKDWGVQHTVVDMTDPEQVRAALRDNTRLVWVESPTNPLLSITDIAAVAQAIDAHPARLVVDNTFASPYLQRPLELGADAVLHSTTKYIGGHSDVVGGVVVTNDADLDSELLFLQGGVGAVPSAFDAYLAYRGVKTLPLRMEKHCANALAVARLLKESPKVSQVLFPGLPDHPGYEVAQRQMRGPGGMISVRFAGGREAALAFCRATRLICLAESLGGVESLLEHPATMTHQSAAGSQLEVPDDLVRISIGIEDEADLLADVERALGEV encoded by the coding sequence ATGAGCAACCACACCAGCCGCGCCGACGCCGGAACCGCCGCCCGCCTCGCTCAGGGAGCCGCTGCTACTCAGGAACCCCGAGGCTTTGCCACCACCGCCATTCACGGCGGCTACCGGCCCGATACCCACACCGGGGCGATCAACGTGCCCATCTACGCCTCCACCACCTTTGCCCAGGATGACGTGGCCACCCTGCGCGGAGGCTACGAATACTCCCGCGTGGGCAACCCCACCGTCACGGCCCTAGAAAACGTGGTGGCCGCGCTTGAGGGCGGCGCGTATGGCCGTGCCTTTGCCTCCGGCATGGCCGCCACCGACACCGTGATCCGCGCCCTGCTGCGCCCCGGTGACCACCTCATCCTCGGCAACGACGCCTACGGCGGCACCTTCCGGCTCATCGACACCTCCCTGAAGGACTGGGGCGTGCAGCACACGGTGGTGGACATGACCGACCCTGAGCAGGTGCGCGCCGCCCTGCGGGACAACACCCGCCTGGTGTGGGTGGAAAGCCCCACCAACCCGCTGCTGAGTATCACCGACATCGCCGCCGTGGCCCAGGCTATCGACGCCCACCCCGCCCGCCTGGTGGTGGACAACACCTTTGCCAGCCCCTACCTCCAACGCCCGCTGGAACTGGGCGCGGACGCGGTGCTGCACTCCACCACCAAGTACATCGGCGGGCACTCCGATGTGGTGGGCGGGGTGGTGGTGACCAACGACGCCGACCTGGATTCCGAGTTGCTATTCCTCCAGGGAGGGGTGGGGGCCGTGCCCAGCGCCTTCGACGCCTACCTGGCCTACCGAGGGGTGAAAACCCTCCCGCTGCGCATGGAGAAGCACTGCGCCAACGCGCTCGCGGTGGCACGGTTGCTTAAGGAAAGCCCCAAGGTCTCCCAGGTGCTCTTCCCTGGATTGCCGGATCACCCAGGATACGAGGTGGCGCAGCGGCAAATGCGCGGGCCGGGCGGCATGATCTCCGTGCGCTTTGCCGGAGGGCGCGAGGCCGCGCTGGCGTTCTGCCGGGCCACGCGGCTGATCTGTTTGGCGGAATCGCTGGGCGGGGTGGAGTCTCTGTTGGAGCACCCGGCCACCATGACGCACCAGTCCGCCGCCGGTTCCCAGTTGGAGGTGCCGGACGATCTGGTGCGCATTTCCATCGGGATCGAGGACGAGGCGGATCTGTTGGCGGACGTGGAGAGGGCGTTGGGGGAGGTATGA
- a CDS encoding acyl-CoA thioesterase, producing MSAEQTEQAGAVHQAYVELRWSDFDRFGHMNNAQYVEIVQESRVQFSLDNFVSRGLPAPMFVVRHLEADYRIPIVPGRSKKVLVESTVIKVGRSSFNTRQEIKDEKGRTACVIHCVQVALDQETLQPREITSEEVEILTMRKAATAPQP from the coding sequence ATGAGCGCGGAGCAGACGGAACAAGCGGGTGCGGTGCACCAGGCCTACGTGGAACTGCGGTGGTCTGACTTTGACCGCTTTGGGCACATGAATAATGCCCAGTACGTGGAGATCGTGCAGGAATCCAGGGTGCAGTTCAGCCTGGATAACTTCGTGTCCCGTGGTCTGCCCGCGCCGATGTTCGTGGTGCGCCACCTGGAGGCGGATTACCGCATTCCCATCGTTCCGGGGCGCTCCAAAAAGGTGCTGGTGGAGAGCACCGTGATCAAGGTGGGGCGTTCCTCCTTTAACACCCGCCAGGAAATCAAGGATGAGAAGGGGCGCACGGCCTGCGTGATTCACTGCGTGCAGGTGGCCCTGGATCAGGAGACTCTGCAACCCAGGGAGATCACCTCGGAGGAAGTGGAGATCCTCACCATGAGGAAGGCCGCAACGGCACCGCAACCATGA
- a CDS encoding globin, translating to MTSPSSLYDALGGEVFERLVAGFYRRVRTDDILGPMYPQDDWEGAEARLRMFLAQYWGGPADYQAQRGHPRLRMRHMPFPIDRAAAQRWLDLMEASLDELDEQELPPAYRHALWDHMTRVAAMLINRPD from the coding sequence ATGACGTCTCCCAGCAGCCTGTACGACGCCCTCGGCGGCGAGGTGTTCGAGCGCCTCGTCGCCGGTTTTTATCGCCGCGTGCGTACCGACGACATCCTCGGCCCCATGTATCCACAGGACGATTGGGAGGGTGCCGAGGCCCGGCTGCGCATGTTCCTCGCCCAATACTGGGGCGGCCCGGCCGATTACCAGGCCCAGCGCGGGCACCCGCGCCTGCGCATGCGGCACATGCCCTTTCCCATTGATCGCGCGGCCGCCCAGCGCTGGCTGGACCTCATGGAGGCCTCCCTGGACGAACTCGACGAACAAGAACTCCCGCCCGCCTACCGGCACGCACTGTGGGATCACATGACGCGGGTGGCGGCCATGCTGATTAATCGGCCGGACTAA
- a CDS encoding single-stranded DNA-binding protein — MANTPITITGNLTQDPTLKRTESGALVCRIRLGADRRVPATNGTGWTSLDSLFIDVEMWGDLAYNTRCSVAKGMPVIVSGHLVTTEWTDPATGEKRSRILLRARHVGVDLSKYQVRWRKCRVTAQHSDNGALVADDIDPTYLDEDKNPEASVPVEEEGFAQAPQAVPLPPEPEEEDHPMAA; from the coding sequence ATGGCCAACACACCCATCACCATCACGGGAAACCTCACTCAAGATCCCACGCTCAAACGCACGGAAAGCGGGGCGCTGGTGTGCCGGATACGCCTGGGCGCGGATCGCCGTGTTCCGGCCACCAATGGCACCGGCTGGACGAGCCTGGACAGCCTGTTCATCGACGTAGAAATGTGGGGCGACCTTGCCTATAACACCCGCTGCTCGGTGGCCAAGGGGATGCCGGTGATCGTCAGCGGACACCTGGTGACCACCGAGTGGACGGACCCCGCCACCGGGGAGAAGCGCTCCCGTATTCTCCTGCGGGCGCGGCACGTGGGCGTGGATCTGAGCAAATACCAGGTGCGGTGGCGCAAGTGCCGCGTGACCGCCCAGCACTCCGATAATGGCGCCCTGGTGGCCGACGATATTGATCCGACGTACCTGGACGAGGATAAGAACCCGGAGGCTTCCGTGCCGGTGGAGGAGGAGGGCTTTGCCCAGGCTCCGCAGGCCGTGCCGCTGCCGCCGGAACCGGAGGAGGAAGATCACCCGATGGCAGCCTAG
- a CDS encoding PIN domain-containing protein, translated as METRVLPDSNIWASATLHSWFALIAAQSQNMWSFYWTEDIMAEAVRARRRRFPRSSSKQIEDLRDRLLPILEENRISNYPHDDSVWEYPDPGDAHVHSAAVFAGIHEIVTNNVDDFRGIYSDRVLPSYVVYTADEWLMKAVECASALVDKVILDQCSYWERVGRRADLQVRLSAAGCPEFSYYVGERLQYLTPLPLETPPYSEHSPE; from the coding sequence ATGGAAACGCGAGTTTTGCCAGATTCTAATATCTGGGCATCGGCTACCTTACACAGTTGGTTTGCGCTGATTGCAGCGCAATCACAAAATATGTGGTCGTTTTATTGGACGGAAGACATCATGGCTGAGGCGGTGAGGGCGCGTCGCCGTAGATTTCCCCGGTCGTCTAGTAAACAGATCGAAGATCTTCGAGATAGGCTTCTTCCTATCCTGGAAGAGAATAGGATATCCAACTATCCGCATGATGATTCTGTGTGGGAATATCCTGACCCTGGGGATGCCCATGTCCATTCCGCTGCTGTGTTTGCCGGAATCCATGAGATTGTTACCAATAATGTTGATGATTTTCGGGGAATCTACTCTGATCGCGTACTTCCATCCTACGTTGTTTATACGGCAGATGAGTGGTTGATGAAGGCTGTGGAATGTGCTTCAGCTCTAGTGGATAAAGTAATACTGGATCAGTGCTCATATTGGGAGCGTGTGGGAAGGCGTGCTGATCTTCAAGTCAGGCTTTCTGCCGCTGGGTGCCCAGAATTCTCTTACTATGTGGGAGAAAGATTGCAGTATCTCACCCCACTTCCCCTAGAAACGCCGCCGTATTCTGAGCATTCGCCTGAGTGA